In Streptantibioticus cattleyicolor NRRL 8057 = DSM 46488, a genomic segment contains:
- a CDS encoding non-ribosomal peptide synthetase, producing MNRSLLEDVLPLTPLQEGMFFHAHFDDEALDVYNVQVVVALRGPLRPADLRTAAAALVRRHPNLRAGFRQRANGQPFQVIHREAPLPWDEVELTGDDRDAALDRLLTAERARRFPLDRPPLLRFTLVRLGPEDHRLVLTTHHMVVDGWSNPILLRELFTLYEHGGDDAALAPPVPYRRYFDWLGRQDEAASTEVWRRELAGLPGPCLVVPADPGRVPVMPARVSGALPADAEAGLDRLVAAHGLTVNTLVQGAWGVVLARLTGRDDVVFGTVVSGRPPEVDGIEAMVGMFINTIPVRVRLDPDAPVTENLTRLRTAQTGLLAHHHLRLAALQRAAGDGGDLFDTFAVFENYPSDGAARPAYAGLEVTVVAGHDAAHYPLRLIAARTGQRLGLELEYRPDLFDADEAGQVLTAVTEVLRQMTAEPGRTVRELAVPVPDAFRRVATAPAEPAAPAPAAEPAAPVAAVGPRPAQSATEEILLGLFEKVLGRPCPGVDAGFFDLGGQSLTAIRLLSQVRSAFGVELPVRAVFEAPTVAGLAARIARAGAARAPLTAVERPRRLPLSHAQRRLWFAFQLEGPSPTYNCPLALRLSGPLDADALVAAVGDVTERHEALRTRFAQADGEPYQVIASGAAARPEVARVTVAGEGALREALAGEAAHRFDLATGIPLKVTLYRVAEDEHVLLWLVHHIASDGWSMAPLARDLSVAYRARCAGAAPAWEPLPAQYADYALWQRDLLGCEDDPDSVLSRQLAYWEQTLAGAPELLELPLDRPRPAVASHRGDTVRFDLDAALHTRLAALARQSDVTMFMVLHAAVAVLLSRLGAGTDVPVSTVLAGRTDEALDDLVGFFVNTLVLRTDVSGDPTFRELLGRVRETDLAAFAHQDVPFERVVEALNPTRTLSHSPFTQVTLIVQNTGAASLELAGLTVSAEPDPGGVAKAELAFSLNERRSADGTPAGLQGMLEYALDLFEPESARRLTERLARLLDALAADPDRPVGQVEILSPAERRQLLGADAADRVPPLATFPELFERQARRTPDRPAVEAGATVWTYAELDARANRLARVLVAHGAAPEAYVAVAVPRGELLPQAVLAVMQSGAAYLPLDPDYPAQRLAAMVADASPALLVTTAAIAGRLPDTGAVPRLVLDDATVAAELAAAAETGLTDADRRSPLRPGHPAYVVFTSGSTGRPKGVVVTHTGIGALSANQIAHYRVGTGSRVLQFSSPSFDVSMAETALALLSGGCLVVPERTPAGAELTEVLAARRVSHLLIAPSALAEAPWADLPHLTTVITGAEALSAELAAFWGRDRLLINAYGPTEATCDVTFTPRDPRAPAGARIIGRPIDGVRAYVLDRSLNPVPPGVTGELYVSGPGLARGYLDRAELTAERFVADPYGAPGARMYRTGDLAAWRPGGALEFCGRADTQVKLRGFRVELAEVEAAVERCPGVGRAVAMVREDRPGDQRLVAYVQRDPGHPAPLVPGVLATVVADWLPAYMVPASFVTVDEWPLTPNGKLDRRALPAPAPVTGRLTRPPRSPQEELLCRLFAEVLGAEQVGVDDNFFELGGHSLLATRLVGRVRAVLGGALGLRDVFAAPTPARLAAQLAGGDASAFETLLPLRTSGGAHPLFCVHPVAGYAWRYSALLGVVDPGVPVYGLQARGLDGTGPLASSLEEMADDYIREMRTVQPEGPYHLLGLSLGGLMAQAVAARLQEQGHEVGLLVLLDSYPAPPDGPGTATDPDEILEQMHDGYAEIYGLPEGAQARPASAEETRTRVVDWLGRGTSELRHLDPEQRAASLDVMVNNVRMTNETRPRRFHGDLVLVVATRNQQPWAAPQAWKEFTTGEVVVHEVECEHHELLEPEPAAEIGRILAPRLAPGV from the coding sequence ATGAACCGCTCCCTGCTCGAAGACGTCCTGCCGCTCACCCCGCTCCAGGAAGGGATGTTCTTCCACGCGCACTTCGACGACGAGGCGCTCGACGTCTACAACGTCCAGGTGGTCGTCGCGCTGCGCGGGCCGCTGCGTCCGGCCGACCTGAGGACCGCGGCGGCGGCCCTGGTGCGGCGCCACCCCAACCTGCGGGCCGGGTTCCGGCAGCGGGCCAACGGCCAGCCGTTCCAGGTGATCCACCGCGAGGCGCCGCTGCCCTGGGACGAGGTGGAGCTGACCGGCGACGACCGGGACGCCGCGCTGGATCGGCTGCTGACCGCGGAACGGGCCCGGCGCTTCCCGCTGGACCGCCCCCCGCTGCTGCGCTTCACCCTGGTGCGCCTCGGCCCCGAGGACCACCGGCTGGTGCTCACCACGCACCACATGGTGGTCGACGGCTGGTCCAACCCGATCCTGCTGCGGGAGCTGTTCACCCTCTACGAGCACGGCGGCGACGACGCGGCGCTGGCCCCGCCGGTGCCCTACCGCCGGTACTTCGACTGGCTCGGCCGGCAGGACGAGGCGGCCTCCACCGAGGTGTGGCGGCGGGAGCTGGCCGGGCTGCCCGGGCCCTGTCTGGTGGTGCCGGCCGACCCGGGCCGGGTGCCGGTGATGCCCGCCCGGGTCTCCGGCGCCCTGCCCGCCGACGCCGAGGCCGGCCTCGACCGCCTGGTGGCCGCCCACGGGCTCACCGTCAACACCCTGGTGCAGGGCGCCTGGGGCGTCGTCCTGGCCCGTCTCACCGGACGCGACGACGTGGTCTTCGGCACCGTGGTCTCCGGCCGCCCGCCGGAGGTCGACGGCATCGAGGCGATGGTCGGCATGTTCATCAACACCATCCCGGTCCGCGTCCGGCTGGACCCCGACGCCCCGGTGACCGAGAACCTGACCCGGCTGCGTACCGCCCAGACCGGCCTGCTCGCCCACCACCACCTGCGGCTCGCCGCCCTCCAGCGGGCCGCGGGCGACGGCGGCGACCTCTTCGACACCTTCGCGGTCTTCGAGAACTACCCCTCCGACGGCGCCGCCCGCCCCGCCTACGCCGGCCTGGAGGTCACCGTGGTGGCCGGCCACGACGCCGCCCACTACCCGCTGCGCCTCATCGCGGCCCGTACCGGACAGCGCCTCGGCCTCGAACTCGAATACCGCCCCGACCTGTTCGACGCCGACGAGGCCGGACAGGTGCTCACCGCCGTCACCGAGGTGCTGCGGCAGATGACCGCCGAACCCGGCCGCACCGTGCGGGAGCTGGCGGTGCCGGTGCCGGACGCCTTCCGCCGGGTGGCCACCGCGCCCGCCGAACCGGCCGCGCCCGCCCCGGCCGCCGAACCGGCCGCGCCCGTCGCCGCCGTCGGGCCGCGCCCCGCGCAGTCGGCCACCGAGGAGATCCTCCTCGGCCTGTTCGAGAAGGTGCTCGGCCGCCCCTGCCCCGGGGTGGACGCCGGCTTCTTCGACCTGGGCGGCCAGTCGCTCACCGCGATCCGCCTGCTCAGCCAGGTGCGTTCGGCCTTCGGGGTGGAGCTGCCGGTGCGCGCGGTCTTCGAGGCGCCCACCGTCGCCGGGCTCGCCGCCCGCATCGCCCGGGCCGGCGCCGCCCGCGCCCCGCTGACCGCGGTGGAGCGCCCGCGCCGGCTGCCGCTCTCCCACGCCCAGCGCCGGCTGTGGTTCGCCTTCCAGCTCGAAGGGCCCAGCCCCACCTACAACTGCCCGCTGGCGCTGCGCCTTTCCGGCCCGCTCGACGCCGACGCGCTGGTGGCGGCCGTCGGGGACGTCACCGAACGCCACGAGGCGCTGCGCACCCGCTTCGCCCAGGCCGACGGCGAGCCCTACCAGGTGATCGCCTCCGGCGCCGCCGCCCGCCCCGAGGTGGCCCGGGTCACCGTGGCCGGCGAGGGCGCGCTGCGCGAGGCGCTGGCCGGCGAGGCCGCCCACCGCTTCGACCTGGCCACCGGGATCCCGCTGAAGGTGACGCTCTACCGGGTCGCCGAGGACGAGCACGTGCTGCTGTGGCTGGTGCACCACATCGCCAGCGACGGCTGGTCGATGGCGCCGCTCGCCCGTGACCTGTCGGTGGCCTACCGGGCCCGGTGCGCCGGTGCCGCCCCGGCGTGGGAGCCGCTGCCCGCGCAGTACGCCGACTACGCGCTGTGGCAGCGTGACCTGCTCGGCTGCGAGGACGACCCGGACAGCGTGCTGTCGCGTCAACTCGCCTACTGGGAGCAGACGTTGGCGGGGGCGCCGGAGCTGCTGGAGCTGCCGCTGGACCGGCCGCGTCCGGCGGTCGCCAGCCACCGCGGCGACACCGTCCGCTTCGACCTCGACGCCGCCCTGCACACCCGGCTCGCCGCGCTGGCCCGGCAGTCCGACGTCACCATGTTCATGGTGCTGCACGCCGCCGTCGCGGTGTTGCTCTCCCGGCTCGGCGCGGGCACCGATGTCCCCGTCTCCACGGTCCTGGCCGGCCGTACCGACGAGGCGCTGGACGATCTGGTGGGGTTCTTCGTCAACACCCTGGTGCTGCGGACCGACGTCTCCGGTGACCCGACGTTCCGGGAGCTGCTGGGCCGGGTGCGGGAGACGGACCTGGCCGCCTTCGCCCACCAGGACGTGCCGTTCGAGCGCGTGGTGGAGGCGCTCAACCCGACCCGTACCCTGTCGCACTCGCCGTTCACGCAGGTCACCCTGATCGTGCAGAACACCGGCGCGGCCTCGCTGGAGCTGGCCGGGCTCACCGTGTCGGCCGAGCCCGACCCGGGCGGCGTGGCCAAGGCCGAACTCGCCTTCAGCCTCAACGAGAGGCGTTCCGCCGACGGCACCCCGGCGGGCCTGCAGGGCATGCTGGAGTACGCCCTCGACCTGTTCGAGCCGGAGAGCGCCCGGCGGCTGACCGAGCGGCTGGCCCGGCTGCTGGACGCCCTCGCCGCCGACCCGGACCGCCCGGTCGGCCAGGTGGAGATCCTCTCCCCGGCCGAGCGGCGCCAACTCCTCGGCGCCGACGCCGCCGACCGCGTCCCGCCGCTCGCCACCTTCCCGGAACTCTTCGAACGCCAGGCACGCCGCACCCCGGACCGTCCCGCCGTCGAGGCCGGCGCCACGGTGTGGACGTACGCCGAACTCGACGCGCGCGCCAACCGGCTGGCCCGGGTGCTGGTGGCGCACGGCGCCGCCCCGGAGGCGTACGTCGCGGTGGCCGTGCCGCGCGGCGAACTGCTGCCGCAGGCGGTGCTCGCGGTGATGCAGTCCGGCGCCGCCTACCTGCCGCTGGACCCCGACTACCCGGCGCAGCGGCTGGCCGCGATGGTCGCCGACGCCTCCCCGGCGCTGCTGGTGACCACCGCCGCGATCGCCGGACGCCTCCCGGACACCGGCGCGGTGCCCCGGCTGGTGCTGGACGACGCCACCGTGGCCGCCGAACTCGCCGCCGCCGCGGAGACCGGCCTCACCGACGCCGACCGCCGCTCCCCGCTGCGCCCCGGCCACCCCGCCTACGTGGTCTTCACCTCCGGCTCCACCGGCCGCCCCAAGGGCGTGGTGGTCACCCACACCGGCATCGGGGCGCTCAGCGCCAACCAGATCGCCCACTACCGGGTGGGCACCGGCAGCAGGGTGCTCCAGTTCTCCTCGCCCAGCTTCGACGTGTCGATGGCCGAGACCGCGCTGGCGCTGCTCTCCGGCGGCTGCCTGGTGGTCCCGGAACGCACCCCGGCCGGCGCCGAGCTGACCGAGGTGCTCGCCGCCCGCCGCGTCAGCCACCTGCTGATCGCCCCCTCGGCGCTGGCCGAGGCGCCCTGGGCCGACCTGCCCCACCTGACCACGGTGATCACCGGTGCCGAGGCGCTCTCCGCCGAACTGGCCGCGTTCTGGGGCCGCGACCGGCTGCTGATCAACGCCTACGGGCCCACCGAGGCCACCTGCGACGTCACCTTCACCCCGCGCGACCCGCGGGCCCCGGCCGGCGCCCGGATCATCGGCCGCCCCATCGACGGGGTGCGCGCCTACGTCCTGGACCGCTCCCTGAACCCCGTGCCGCCCGGCGTCACCGGTGAGCTGTACGTCTCCGGGCCGGGCCTGGCCCGCGGCTACCTGGACCGCGCCGAGCTGACCGCCGAGCGCTTCGTGGCCGACCCGTACGGCGCCCCGGGCGCCCGGATGTACCGCACCGGCGACCTGGCGGCCTGGCGGCCCGGCGGTGCCCTGGAGTTCTGCGGACGCGCCGACACCCAGGTCAAGCTGCGCGGCTTCCGGGTCGAACTCGCCGAGGTGGAGGCCGCCGTGGAGCGCTGCCCCGGGGTGGGCCGCGCGGTGGCCATGGTCCGCGAGGACCGCCCCGGCGACCAGCGGCTGGTGGCCTACGTCCAGCGCGACCCGGGACACCCGGCGCCGCTGGTGCCCGGGGTGCTGGCCACCGTGGTCGCCGACTGGCTGCCCGCCTACATGGTGCCCGCCTCGTTCGTCACCGTCGACGAGTGGCCGCTGACCCCCAACGGCAAGCTCGACCGGCGCGCGCTGCCCGCCCCGGCCCCGGTGACCGGCCGCCTGACCCGGCCGCCGCGCTCACCCCAGGAGGAGCTGCTGTGCCGGCTCTTCGCCGAGGTGCTGGGGGCCGAACAGGTAGGCGTGGACGACAACTTCTTCGAGCTGGGCGGCCATTCGCTGCTCGCCACCCGGCTGGTCGGCCGGGTCCGCGCGGTCCTCGGCGGCGCGCTGGGGCTGCGGGACGTCTTCGCCGCGCCCACCCCGGCCCGGCTCGCCGCCCAGCTGGCCGGCGGGGACGCCAGCGCCTTCGAGACGCTGCTGCCGCTGCGCACCTCCGGCGGCGCCCACCCGCTGTTCTGCGTCCACCCGGTCGCCGGGTACGCCTGGCGGTACTCCGCGCTGCTGGGCGTGGTCGACCCGGGCGTGCCGGTCTACGGGCTCCAGGCGCGCGGGCTGGACGGCACCGGTCCGCTGGCCAGTTCGCTGGAGGAGATGGCCGACGACTACATCCGCGAGATGCGCACTGTGCAGCCGGAGGGCCCCTACCACCTGCTGGGGCTCTCGCTGGGCGGGCTGATGGCGCAGGCGGTCGCCGCCCGCCTCCAGGAACAGGGCCACGAGGTCGGCCTGCTGGTGCTGCTGGACTCCT